The Leopardus geoffroyi isolate Oge1 chromosome C1, O.geoffroyi_Oge1_pat1.0, whole genome shotgun sequence sequence agcctggagcctgtttccgattctgtgtctccctttctctctgcccctcccctgttcatgctctgtctctctctgtcccaaaaatgaataaacgttgaaaaaaaaaatttagaatcacaGAGTCCTTCACTGAACAGTGATGGAAAATGTAGATGAATTGTTCATAATCTAGTCCTCTGCTTTTAAATATTCCATATTAGTCACTTGAAGCTTCTCTTGACATAGTTATGATTTAATAGCTACCAGTTACTAAGTATTAGGTTTAAAACTATCCTGAATCCttagctttaaaaatactttttttaattttgtaaggtggtatattatttctgttttacacaTTAAGAGACCAAGACTTAGATCAAGACACATGTCCAGGGTCCCACTCAGCTCTTCTTGACTCCAAAGCTTATGTCCTTTTCTCCATACCAAGCTGCCTCCTAGATTATAGATTGTTGTGTGAGATGTCGATTGATCTTCCCGATCAGTTATTTTAAGAAGATATCCTAAATGTATCTGTTTGGGATTGGTGGCTGTTCTTCTTGCTCAGAGGGACTTCCTGATTTCAGTCCCAGGTTCTAGGGATATGCTACAGGGGCCCCACAGCTCTGTGTAAGAGTTCTTGGCCATGAGTCTGGAAATCATGTATTTCCTGCCATGGTTTGATTCTGTCTTTTCTCGAACATTTCAGGAAGACAGAACAGTTTTGCAAGAACTTTGAAAATGGGATTGGAAAAGAACTGCATGAGCAGCTAGTTGCTCAGGACAAGCAGAATAAACATACGAGCTACATTTCAGGTAGGTGGGCTGGGCTGTGGGCACGCTATTCCTCAAGCCCTCCACAGTGGAAAGTAAGGCATCGTCTGTCCTGTTTTGGTCTCAGAATATTTTTGGTGAGACCAGCCCACCAGAGTAATGTctcatcctctctttctttttctttttttttttttttaatttttttttttacacttatttatttttgagagagtgagacaaagtgagagtgggggaggggcagagagagagggatcggaagcaggctccaggctctgagctgtcagcacagagcccgacgcggggctcgaacccacagaccgtgagatcatgacctgagccgaagtcggacgctcaaccaactgagccacccaagcgcccctcatcCTCTCTTTCTGAGGTAAACATGAAGGCCGAGTGAATTCCTCCTCCACTAAGATCTCACCTGGAGTCAGTGCTGAGGAGCAATGTCTTGCCTGCTCTGTAGGTAGGACCGAGACAGAGCCTGATCATTGGTTCTGTTTGAAAAGGATGCAGGATTAAGTCCTGTGTCCTGCGTATATCATCCTAGACCCTTCGCACTCTGGCCTAACtgccctctccagcctcatcccTTACTCTTCTCCATGACAGTCTCATGCCTCAACAAAACTCAACAACTCACTGTTTATTTAgtctttcattcttctgcgtctTTATCCATGTTGTTCCCACTACCATTTTTTAACCtgtcaaattctttctttaaGACCCAAGTATGTGGTTGCCAGATGGCggggggtggcggcggggggACAGGCAAAATGGTCAAAGGGGGTCAAAAGGtgcagacttccagttataaaagaaatacgtcatgggatataatgtacagcgtcgtgactatagttaatactattgtatatttgaaaggtgATAAGAGTGCAGATCTTGAGAAGTGTCATCACAAGACAAGAAGCTTTTATAACAGTGTGTGGTGATGGGTGTTAATTAGACTTACTGTGGAGATCGTTGTGCGATATATACAAAAACCGAATCGTtgggttgtacacctgaaagtaacagTGCGTTATGtcatttacatttcaattttaaagagaaaagacaaaaaacatcCAGGTGGGATGATTTTTCCAGGAAACCTTTCagttctcctccctctcctttcagagtttgttttttctgcctctgttctcACAGAACttcttttaatttagtttatattttcataagGTTATACATGCACATAGTTTACAGAATCAAATGGTTCTACCagtcttgtttggaaaaatggCAATTTCCTGACCCTCCCCTAGTTTCCCGCTTCTTACTTCCAGCTGCTCATTCTTCTGCTGTCTACCCCCATTCTGCACATCACATGCCCGTTATCACTGCTTCTTAACTTTTTCAGTTGTAGGCATTATCTGCTGACGTCTCACTGTGGAAGACCAGAACTGAGCAGTCGCTCATGTCCCCACCACACATATGAGTGTACATGCACACGTCCCATTCCCTGACTATTGCAGGGTGGTTGTTTGTCATTTTGGTTTGTTCGATACGTAGTGTTTATACTAAGGACCACATATACCCTATTGTCAACTGAGTCGTGGAGCATACTGAGATTGTTTTTCCTGTTCCTGTGTgaacttttttcctcttaagttaATAATGGtcttctactttattttgtttcgttttctATATGCTTAATAATTTATTGGGGAagtttttttctcatcttccttcgTAGTCTGTCTCcaagttgctttttttctctgttttgcccgcttttctttcttcagatcCTTCATAATCCTTCTCTGTTGTCTTAGATTTGAGTGAGATATTGAAAAGCTCTGTGGATAAGGGTGGGGCTGGTCCGTCAGAACTTCACTGTAATGTGACCCGGCTAAACCATTTCCTTGGGGTGCCCTTGTACTAATGTCTCTGGGTTAGACTCCCAAGAAAGGCTTTTCCATTAAACTGCCAAATGGTATGTTCCCCGGTTGCTACTGTTGTAGGAGTAGAGTAAGGGAAGAAGGCTTGAGATCTCACCTATGACTTCTGTCCCTAGTTTtactttctccagagaagaaaacTTGTCTGCCAAATACTACGCATTCTGGGGGTTCTGCTGTGTAAATCATGTTATCTCTTGGCTTTCTCTGCCACTGGCTTAAGGTtggctttttttatgtttatttatttatttatttattttgagagagagagaatcccaagaaggttccttactgtcaatgcagagtgcaacatagggctcgaactcactgtgagatcgtgacctgagccgatttcgagagatggacgcttaaccaactgagccacccaggcgcccgtggtAGACAcattttctgataaaatattgCTTCTGGAATTTTTACAGGTGAAATATCCACAGGAATGTAGAAGGCTAGTTTGGATGATCCACACACTGACTATTATTTCTAATTGCTTTTTGAGCATTTCTTAAAAGAGGGAGTACACAAATGTACAGCGTACCCAGACTGATGGTGAATACTTTCCCCCACGTTAGGTTGACAGCCAAGTGTGAATGTTGTCCCTGAAAGGagataaaacaagagaaatccaAGGAAATGGGTGGGAACTAACACCTGTTCTGTTTGAGCGTGAATACAGGTGAGATGTTACTGTATTTCTTTGAGAgtcaagaaaggaaatagaatgagaaagaaaaagcaataaacctagggaaatggaaatcaaaaccacaatgatatacccaccagaatggctgTAGTCAAAACGACAGACAATAATTAATGTTGCCCAGgacatggagaaattggaaccctcatgcatggtgaaaatggtgcagccactttggaagacaacctggcagttcctcaaaagattaaacacaGACTTAACTACGTGACCTAACAATTTCATTCCTAGCTGTTGCCCTAGGAGAATTGAGAATAtccatccacacaaaaacttgtacacaccAGCATTgctcataataaccaaaaagcgGAAGCAATCAAAGGTCAGTCAACcaatgaatggacaaacaaaatgtggtataatggaacattactcagcaataaaaagaatgaagaactgaTACACGCTACAACATGGCTGAACCTCAGAAACATAGTAAGTGATagaagccacatgcaaaagatgGTGTACAGGTCGTGAATTATTGCAGATCGAAAAAATAATTAGGGAATTTCACCCTCTGGAGgctgatgtcatttttttctgcatatgcttgtttttctccctcaaattttatttttagggactACATTAACTttttatgttgttcttttttacttttattttttaggccCCTGGTTTGATATGTACCTGTCTGCTCGAGACTCCATTGTCTtgaattttaatccatttatggCATTCATCCCTGACCCAAAGTCTGAGTATAATGACCAGCTCACCAGGGCAACCAACATGACTGTTTCTGCCATCCGGTTTCTGAAGACACTTCGGGCTGGTCTTTTGGAGCCAGAGGTTTTCCACTTGAACCCTGCAAAAAGTGACACTGATACCTTCAAGAGACTCATACGCTTTGTGCCTTCTTCTCTGTCCTGGTATGGGGCCTACTTGGTCAATGCTTATCCCCTGGATATGTCCCAATATTTTCGGCTTTTCAATTCAACCCGTTTACCCAAACCCATTCGGGATGAACTCTTTACTAATGAGAAGGCTAGGCACCTCCTGGTCCTAAGAAAAGGACATTTCTATGTTTTTGATGTCCTAGATCAAGACGGAAACATTGTGGGTGCCTCTGAAATCCAGGCTCATCTGAAGTACATTCTCTCAGACAGTAGCCCTGCCCCCGAGTTTCCCCTGGCATATCTGACCACCGAGAACCGAGACGTCTGGGCAGAGCTCAGGCAGAAGCTGGCGAGTGGTGGCAATGAGGAGGCCCTGAGGAAAGTGGACTctgctgtgttctgtctctgcctAGATGACTTCCCCATTAAGGACCTCGTCCACTTGTCTCACAACATGCTGCATGGTGACGGCACAAACCGCTGGTTTGATAAGTCCTTTAACCTCATTATAGCCAAGGACGGCACTGCTGCTATCCACTTTGAGCATGCTTGGGGCGATGGGGTGGCGGTGCTCAGGTTTCTTAACGAAGTGTTCAAAGACAGCACTCAGGCCCCTGCTGTCACcccacagagccagccagccCGCACGGACTCTTCTGTCGCCGTGCAGAAGCTTAACTTCAAGCTGAATGATGCCTTAAAGACTGGCATCAGCACCGCTAAGGAAAAGTTCGATGCCACCGTGAAAACCCTCACTGTCGACCTCATCCAGTTTCAGAGAGGAGGCAAAGAGTTCTTGAAGAAGCAGAAGCTGAGCCCTGactcggtggctcagctggccTTCCAGATGGCCTTCTTGCGGCAGTATGGGCAGACGGTGGCCACCTACGAGTCCTGTAGCACTGCAGCATTCAAGCACGGCCGCACTGAGACCATCCGCCCGGCCTCCATCTTCACCAAGAGGTGTTCCCAGGCCTTCGTCAGGGAGCCCTCCAAGCACAGTGCTGGAGAGCTTCAGCAGATGATGACCGAGTGCTCCACGTACCACGGCCAGCTGACCAAAGAAGCAGCAATGGGTGAGATGGGGTTGGGGAGCATGCCCTTGGGTCGTGTTGCCCTCAGCTCTGGGGTAAGCCTCAGTAATATTCTTCTACTCCAAGTCTGATTTCTACCACTTTCCCAGTTTAAGCCATCTGCCAACTCCCAGATGATTATTATTTTCTACCCTAGCAGTCTAAACAGCCAGACTAGCACTAGGGATCAGAATGTTCTTTTCCTCCTAAGCAGGGATGGAGAAATGCATCTAACTTCATCCTCACTTAGGGTCACTTTCAGCTGATTGtctttctattatttattattatttattggcCATCTAACTTCTGACAATCCAGGATTTCTGAGTCTGCGGCCTCTCTTGCTTCACCTCACTTGTGTGTTGGCTTCCTATCAATAGGCCTTCTCCGAAGGTCTTCCCAAATCTAAGTGTCCTCCTTCCTTTGCCTCTTTGTGGTAAAATCGGAGACCCGGAAAGAATTTGGAGGACCATATAGTCCTGTCCTTTTCATGCACCCTAAAGTCCTGGAAGTAAAAGGGATCTCCCAAGACATTCTGGTCTCATCCTTCTCCATTTTAGGggtaggaaactgaggccactgGCTCAGCATTGCACAACAAATTAGCAGTAAAGCTGAGATTAGAACTCTGGTCAAATAccctttatattttattccagtgACTCAATCTTGTCTTTTACACTTGACTTGGACTTCGggttttatttgggtttttgaaTTCATAGCTCTCTTCATGCACTTTTCTTGACTGCTTGACTAAACTAACTCcgtttcagaattttaaaaatcatactttaATTTTAGGCCCTGCTGCAGAGGTTAGTGAGTTGGAGGTGCACATGTGGAGGCAGATAGACCCTTCTTCCACTCTCAAAGATGCCGTGAAGGGGACTCCTACTATGGGTGGGAGGTTTTACTAAGGTCTCTTAATTCCGGGATTCTGAGACTCTGGTTTCCTATTTTGTCTTTGACAGGCCAGGGCTTTGACCGACACTTATTTGCTCTGCGTTACCTGGCAGCAGCCAAGGGGATTGCTCTGCCTGAGCTATACCTGGACCCTGCATATGGGCAGATAAACCACAACATCCTGTCCACGAGCACTCTGAACAGCCCAGCAGTGAACATTGGTGGCTTTGCCCCTGTGGTCCCTGATGGCTTTGGCATTGGGTATGCTGTTCATGACAACTGGATAGGCTGCAACGTCTCCTCCTACCCAGGCCGCAATGCCCGGGAGTTTCTCCAGTGTGTAGAGAAGGCCTTAGAAGACATATTTGATGCCATAGAAGGCAAATGCATCAAAACTTAGCTTCTGAGTGAGTGAAAAACTTCCATCACTTCTTGGACGTGAAAATTGGAGCCTAATAGCCAGTAGGTGCTAGTATAAGAATGAAACTAATCATGAGGTGCCTAAGCAGCCAGTGCTGTAAGACTTGAGCTTTAAGgtcatggttttaaaaattttttttttttcaacgtttatttatttttgggacagagagagacagagcatgaatgggggaggggcagagagagaag is a genomic window containing:
- the CPT2 gene encoding carnitine O-palmitoyltransferase 2, mitochondrial isoform X2; the protein is MVARLLLRAWPRVPAVGPGPLCRPLSAGSGSGEYLQRSIVPTMHYQDSLPRLPIPKLEDTIKRYLRAQKPLLDDGQFRKTEQFCKNFENGIGKELHEQLVAQDKQNKHTSYISGPWFDMYLSARDSIVLNFNPFMAFIPDPKSEYNDQLTRATNMTVSAIRFLKTLRAGLLEPEVFHLNPAKSDTDTFKRLIRFVPSSLSWYGAYLVNAYPLDMSQYFRLFNSTRLPKPIRDELFTNEKARHLLVLRKGHFYVFDVLDQDGNIVGASEIQAHLKYILSDSSPAPEFPLAYLTTENRDVWAELRQKLASGGNEEALRKVDSAVFCLCLDDFPIKDLVHLSHNMLHGDGTNRWFDKSFNLIIAKDGTAAIHFEHAWGDGVAVLRFLNEVFKDSTQAPAVTPQSQPARTDSSVAVQKLNFKLNDALKTGISTAKEKFDATVKTLTVDLIQFQRGGKEFLKKQKLSPDSVAQLAFQMAFLRQYGQTVATYESCSTAAFKHGRTETIRPASIFTKRCSQAFVREPSKHSAGELQQMMTECSTYHGQLTKEAAMGQGFDRHLFALRYLAAAKGIALPELYLDPAYGQINHNILSTSTLNSPAVNIGGFAPVVPDGFGIGYAVHDNWIGCNVSSYPGRNAREFLQCVEKALEDIFDAIEGKCIKT
- the CPT2 gene encoding carnitine O-palmitoyltransferase 2, mitochondrial isoform X4, whose product is MMASSGPWFDMYLSARDSIVLNFNPFMAFIPDPKSEYNDQLTRATNMTVSAIRFLKTLRAGLLEPEVFHLNPAKSDTDTFKRLIRFVPSSLSWYGAYLVNAYPLDMSQYFRLFNSTRLPKPIRDELFTNEKARHLLVLRKGHFYVFDVLDQDGNIVGASEIQAHLKYILSDSSPAPEFPLAYLTTENRDVWAELRQKLASGGNEEALRKVDSAVFCLCLDDFPIKDLVHLSHNMLHGDGTNRWFDKSFNLIIAKDGTAAIHFEHAWGDGVAVLRFLNEVFKDSTQAPAVTPQSQPARTDSSVAVQKLNFKLNDALKTGISTAKEKFDATVKTLTVDLIQFQRGGKEFLKKQKLSPDSVAQLAFQMAFLRQYGQTVATYESCSTAAFKHGRTETIRPASIFTKRCSQAFVREPSKHSAGELQQMMTECSTYHGQLTKEAAMGQGFDRHLFALRYLAAAKGIALPELYLDPAYGQINHNILSTSTLNSPAVNIGGFAPVVPDGFGIGYAVHDNWIGCNVSSYPGRNAREFLQCVEKALEDIFDAIEGKCIKT
- the CPT2 gene encoding carnitine O-palmitoyltransferase 2, mitochondrial isoform X1, with translation MVRPWAGPAGGRGRSCAGTAAGPLVGGAGGPEVARRTDASLTGGADPVTRGPRGGGLVSVPSNPHPLPSRRPGRWWPACCCAPGPGSLQLARGPCVGPLARARGPASTCSAASCPPCTTRTACPGPWFDMYLSARDSIVLNFNPFMAFIPDPKSEYNDQLTRATNMTVSAIRFLKTLRAGLLEPEVFHLNPAKSDTDTFKRLIRFVPSSLSWYGAYLVNAYPLDMSQYFRLFNSTRLPKPIRDELFTNEKARHLLVLRKGHFYVFDVLDQDGNIVGASEIQAHLKYILSDSSPAPEFPLAYLTTENRDVWAELRQKLASGGNEEALRKVDSAVFCLCLDDFPIKDLVHLSHNMLHGDGTNRWFDKSFNLIIAKDGTAAIHFEHAWGDGVAVLRFLNEVFKDSTQAPAVTPQSQPARTDSSVAVQKLNFKLNDALKTGISTAKEKFDATVKTLTVDLIQFQRGGKEFLKKQKLSPDSVAQLAFQMAFLRQYGQTVATYESCSTAAFKHGRTETIRPASIFTKRCSQAFVREPSKHSAGELQQMMTECSTYHGQLTKEAAMGQGFDRHLFALRYLAAAKGIALPELYLDPAYGQINHNILSTSTLNSPAVNIGGFAPVVPDGFGIGYAVHDNWIGCNVSSYPGRNAREFLQCVEKALEDIFDAIEGKCIKT
- the CPT2 gene encoding carnitine O-palmitoyltransferase 2, mitochondrial isoform X3; the encoded protein is MVARLLLRAWPRVPAVGPGPLCRPLSAGSGSGEYLQRSIVPTMHYQDSLPSFFPGCLFLNLKTPLRDTSVHRSLSWMMASSGPWFDMYLSARDSIVLNFNPFMAFIPDPKSEYNDQLTRATNMTVSAIRFLKTLRAGLLEPEVFHLNPAKSDTDTFKRLIRFVPSSLSWYGAYLVNAYPLDMSQYFRLFNSTRLPKPIRDELFTNEKARHLLVLRKGHFYVFDVLDQDGNIVGASEIQAHLKYILSDSSPAPEFPLAYLTTENRDVWAELRQKLASGGNEEALRKVDSAVFCLCLDDFPIKDLVHLSHNMLHGDGTNRWFDKSFNLIIAKDGTAAIHFEHAWGDGVAVLRFLNEVFKDSTQAPAVTPQSQPARTDSSVAVQKLNFKLNDALKTGISTAKEKFDATVKTLTVDLIQFQRGGKEFLKKQKLSPDSVAQLAFQMAFLRQYGQTVATYESCSTAAFKHGRTETIRPASIFTKRCSQAFVREPSKHSAGELQQMMTECSTYHGQLTKEAAMGQGFDRHLFALRYLAAAKGIALPELYLDPAYGQINHNILSTSTLNSPAVNIGGFAPVVPDGFGIGYAVHDNWIGCNVSSYPGRNAREFLQCVEKALEDIFDAIEGKCIKT
- the CPT2 gene encoding carnitine O-palmitoyltransferase 2, mitochondrial isoform X5, whose protein sequence is MYLSARDSIVLNFNPFMAFIPDPKSEYNDQLTRATNMTVSAIRFLKTLRAGLLEPEVFHLNPAKSDTDTFKRLIRFVPSSLSWYGAYLVNAYPLDMSQYFRLFNSTRLPKPIRDELFTNEKARHLLVLRKGHFYVFDVLDQDGNIVGASEIQAHLKYILSDSSPAPEFPLAYLTTENRDVWAELRQKLASGGNEEALRKVDSAVFCLCLDDFPIKDLVHLSHNMLHGDGTNRWFDKSFNLIIAKDGTAAIHFEHAWGDGVAVLRFLNEVFKDSTQAPAVTPQSQPARTDSSVAVQKLNFKLNDALKTGISTAKEKFDATVKTLTVDLIQFQRGGKEFLKKQKLSPDSVAQLAFQMAFLRQYGQTVATYESCSTAAFKHGRTETIRPASIFTKRCSQAFVREPSKHSAGELQQMMTECSTYHGQLTKEAAMGQGFDRHLFALRYLAAAKGIALPELYLDPAYGQINHNILSTSTLNSPAVNIGGFAPVVPDGFGIGYAVHDNWIGCNVSSYPGRNAREFLQCVEKALEDIFDAIEGKCIKT